Proteins from a single region of Pseudodesulfovibrio portus:
- the rplI gene encoding 50S ribosomal protein L9, which translates to MKLILRADVDALGRLGDIVTVKSGYGRNYLIPQGLAKPATEANLKAFELERRKLQEQADSLRAQAEGLADKIASTPVEIEVRVGEGDKLYGSVTTVNIGDAMEAAGVDIDRRKIILPEPIRALGEYEIEIRLHPDVHGELKLSVVRHGGPVEEEIITEEPAEEAVEAVEESVENAEDVETAEA; encoded by the coding sequence ATGAAACTTATTTTACGCGCTGACGTCGACGCCCTGGGTCGACTCGGAGACATCGTTACCGTCAAGTCCGGGTATGGACGCAACTACCTGATCCCTCAGGGACTTGCCAAGCCCGCCACCGAAGCCAACCTCAAGGCCTTCGAACTGGAACGCCGCAAGCTGCAGGAACAGGCCGACTCCCTTCGCGCCCAGGCCGAAGGCCTGGCCGACAAGATCGCTTCCACCCCGGTGGAGATCGAAGTCCGCGTCGGTGAAGGCGACAAGCTGTACGGCTCCGTCACCACCGTGAACATCGGTGACGCCATGGAAGCCGCCGGCGTCGACATCGACCGCCGCAAGATCATCCTGCCCGAGCCGATCCGCGCTCTGGGCGAGTATGAAATCGAAATCCGCCTGCACCCGGACGTTCACGGCGAGCTCAAGCTCTCCGTCGTCCGTCACGGCGGCCCTGTGGAAGAAGAAATCATCACCGAAGAACCCGCTGAAGAAGCGGTCGAAGCCGTCGAGGAATCCGTAGAGAATGCCGAAGACGTCGAGACCGCAGAGGCCTAA
- the rpsF gene encoding 30S ribosomal protein S6, with protein MANNYETLVLLSPELAEEDRKGILDNLTGIVDREGGKMVETDDWGMRQLAYPVEKQTRGYYVRLVFEAPGALVAELERNIRITDGIFKFMTVKLAA; from the coding sequence ATGGCAAACAATTACGAGACGCTCGTGCTTCTCTCTCCCGAGTTGGCCGAGGAAGACAGGAAAGGTATCCTGGACAACCTCACCGGCATCGTGGACCGTGAAGGCGGCAAGATGGTTGAGACCGACGACTGGGGCATGCGCCAGCTGGCCTACCCCGTCGAAAAGCAGACCCGCGGTTACTACGTCCGCCTGGTGTTCGAAGCCCCCGGCGCGCTGGTTGCTGAACTGGAACGCAACATCCGCATCACCGACGGTATCTTCAAGTTCATGACCGTCAAACTGGCTGCCTAG
- a CDS encoding carboxymuconolactone decarboxylase family protein: MGILEAGVQNIRLSWKVAFGTMQEKEWTNMESQVELKAANERNAGTFKRLMPEIAEPYTALNQEVYKDGVVSGKNKRLMALVGALVEGCRACILYQTEEALKQGASVDEILETCSVALALGGTMGMGEITRVMAYLRERDLLPG; the protein is encoded by the coding sequence ATGGGAATTCTTGAAGCAGGGGTTCAGAACATCCGTTTGTCTTGGAAGGTTGCCTTTGGCACGATGCAGGAAAAGGAGTGGACCAACATGGAAAGCCAAGTGGAGTTGAAAGCGGCCAACGAACGAAATGCCGGTACGTTCAAACGATTGATGCCTGAAATCGCTGAACCCTATACTGCGCTCAACCAGGAAGTATACAAGGACGGGGTCGTCAGCGGCAAAAACAAGCGGCTCATGGCCCTGGTCGGTGCGTTGGTCGAAGGGTGCAGGGCTTGCATCCTGTATCAGACGGAGGAGGCGTTGAAGCAGGGAGCTTCAGTGGATGAGATTCTGGAGACCTGTTCGGTGGCTCTGGCTTTGGGCGGGACCATGGGCATGGGGGAAATAACCCGGGTAATGGCCTACTTGAGAGAGCGGGATTTGTTGCCGGGATAA
- the rpsR gene encoding 30S ribosomal protein S18, protein MAFRKKFTPRKKFCRFCADKELPLDYKRPDILRDFVTERGKIIARRITGTCAKHQRRLTNEIKRARQMALLFYTTVHSTDVKKRSSM, encoded by the coding sequence ATGGCATTTCGCAAGAAATTCACCCCGAGGAAGAAGTTCTGCCGCTTCTGCGCGGACAAGGAACTGCCCCTGGATTACAAGCGCCCCGACATCCTTCGGGATTTCGTGACCGAGCGCGGCAAGATCATTGCCCGCCGCATCACCGGCACCTGCGCCAAGCACCAGCGTCGCCTGACCAACGAAATCAAGCGCGCCCGTCAGATGGCCCTGCTGTTCTACACCACCGTTCACAGCACCGATGTGAAAAAGCGGAGCTCCATGTAG
- a CDS encoding energy-coupling factor ABC transporter ATP-binding protein: protein MIHLNSVTFSYGATGEAVTDVSLNVPKGRFLGLVGANGSGKSTLLSLMAGLYSPTGGSLSVADRKSPGMEKSIRSVCRMVMQDADLQILGGTVEEDLLMGRKRSEATVAEARRMAERFDLLEAWERPVQSLSWGMKRKVCLAAALLDKPSVLLLDEPFSGLDYPGIREMRAIMAENRQRGLTQVASSHDLESFIDLVDELAIMDKGALVLSGPPEKVLDRVLEHGVRPPCSWSADRAIAAWEEEGA from the coding sequence ATGATTCATCTGAACTCCGTGACCTTCTCATACGGTGCGACCGGAGAGGCCGTGACCGATGTCTCCCTGAACGTTCCCAAGGGGCGATTCCTGGGGCTGGTCGGTGCCAACGGCAGCGGCAAGTCCACGCTCCTGTCCCTCATGGCGGGGCTGTATTCGCCCACGGGCGGGTCCCTGTCCGTGGCGGACCGCAAAAGTCCCGGCATGGAGAAATCCATCCGTTCCGTCTGCCGCATGGTCATGCAGGATGCGGACCTGCAGATTCTCGGCGGCACGGTGGAGGAGGACCTGCTCATGGGGCGCAAGCGCAGCGAGGCCACTGTGGCCGAGGCTCGGCGAATGGCCGAACGCTTCGACCTCCTGGAAGCCTGGGAACGGCCCGTGCAGTCCCTTTCTTGGGGCATGAAGCGCAAGGTCTGCCTGGCCGCGGCTTTGCTGGACAAACCCTCGGTGCTGCTTCTTGACGAGCCGTTCAGCGGTCTGGATTACCCCGGTATCCGCGAAATGCGGGCCATCATGGCCGAAAACAGGCAGCGCGGACTGACCCAGGTGGCGTCCAGCCACGATCTTGAGAGCTTCATCGACCTGGTGGACGAGCTGGCCATAATGGACAAGGGTGCCCTGGTCCTGTCCGGACCGCCCGAAAAGGTACTGGATCGTGTCCTTGAACACGGCGTCCGGCCGCCCTGCTCATGGAGCGCGGACCGGGCCATCGCCGCCTGGGAAGAGGAGGGCGCGTGA
- a CDS encoding DMT family transporter, with protein sequence MIRGLVYALISATAFGSMAIMVKLGYEASMTGPVMMQSRFTLGVLALLLILLVKDRTLLRISPRNLGKCAFLGLVVYWSQTTCFVAALETIPASTTALILYGHPIAVALLSAYFLDMKLDRPVVVSLVLVMAGCCLVFYDAFLREADGTGLLYALGAMAVFSLYLILVQVLLKGMRPLSATFYVMLFAAVSFTLSGDVTAWSRLSADQAVIALALGLVPGVIAVTFLYAAIERIGSAFACIFSSVEPVVTLWAAAIFLDENVVMLQMVGAALIILGIVVPNIRSRRPVRT encoded by the coding sequence ATGATCAGGGGACTCGTCTACGCGCTCATTTCCGCCACGGCCTTCGGGTCCATGGCTATCATGGTCAAACTCGGCTACGAGGCGTCCATGACCGGGCCGGTCATGATGCAGTCCCGCTTCACCCTCGGCGTGCTCGCCCTGCTCCTGATCCTCCTGGTCAAGGACCGCACCCTGCTCCGCATTTCACCCAGGAATCTCGGCAAATGCGCCTTTCTGGGACTGGTCGTCTACTGGAGCCAGACCACCTGCTTTGTGGCTGCCCTGGAGACCATACCGGCCTCCACCACGGCACTGATTCTCTACGGCCACCCCATAGCGGTCGCCCTGCTTTCGGCGTATTTCCTGGATATGAAGCTCGACCGGCCGGTGGTCGTTTCGCTGGTCCTGGTCATGGCCGGATGCTGCCTGGTTTTTTACGACGCCTTCCTGCGGGAAGCTGACGGGACGGGACTGCTCTACGCCCTGGGAGCAATGGCGGTCTTCTCCCTCTACCTGATCCTGGTACAGGTGCTCCTCAAGGGAATGCGCCCCCTGAGCGCGACCTTCTACGTCATGCTGTTCGCGGCGGTGTCCTTCACCCTGTCAGGCGACGTTACGGCCTGGTCACGGCTGTCGGCGGATCAGGCCGTTATCGCGCTGGCGCTGGGACTGGTGCCGGGCGTGATCGCCGTCACGTTCCTCTACGCGGCCATCGAACGCATCGGCAGCGCCTTCGCCTGCATCTTCTCGTCCGTGGAACCCGTCGTCACCCTCTGGGCGGCAGCGATTTTTCTGGACGAAAACGTGGTCATGCTCCAGATGGTCGGAGCAGCGCTGATCATATTGGGAATAGTGGTGCCGAACATCCGCTCCCGGAGACCGGTCCGAACCTAG
- a CDS encoding DUF456 domain-containing protein, whose translation MEYVWAILTILGLLFSQVLQLFSMPANWVAIGLVSLWKYLYPESMTWNFIIILAVIAAVAEGLEFFLQARYAGKYGASTRGNVGGIIGAIAGAVFGASFLLGVGAIIGALGGAYLGCLIAEMPGRSRPEAFRAAKGAFVGKALGFTVKTAIGACIVVVSIPRVWP comes from the coding sequence ATGGAATATGTCTGGGCCATCCTGACCATCCTGGGCCTGCTCTTTTCACAGGTGCTCCAGCTCTTCAGCATGCCCGCCAACTGGGTGGCCATCGGCCTGGTTTCGCTCTGGAAGTATCTCTATCCGGAGTCCATGACCTGGAACTTCATCATCATCCTCGCCGTGATCGCGGCCGTGGCCGAGGGACTCGAATTCTTTCTCCAGGCGCGGTACGCCGGAAAATACGGGGCCTCCACCCGCGGCAACGTGGGCGGCATAATCGGGGCCATTGCCGGGGCCGTCTTCGGGGCGTCCTTCCTGCTGGGCGTCGGAGCGATCATCGGCGCCCTGGGCGGCGCCTACCTCGGCTGCCTCATCGCCGAGATGCCGGGCCGGTCCAGGCCCGAGGCCTTCCGTGCGGCCAAGGGAGCATTCGTGGGCAAGGCGCTCGGCTTCACGGTCAAGACGGCCATCGGCGCATGCATCGTGGTCGTGTCCATCCCCCGGGTTTGGCCGTAA
- a CDS encoding TlyA family RNA methyltransferase, giving the protein MAKKQRADHLLAAGGYAESREKAKRLIMAGKVHYLDRGQKVPVSKPGQQFFPDTEFAVPEDDRFVSRGAYKLLTAIEEFTLDFTGKAALDAGASTGGFTDCLLQHGAVRVYAVDVGYGQLHEKLRQDDRVVNLERTNVRHAEPDLIPEQVDVIVADVSFISLTKILPACMQFLADDGELVVLIKPQFEVGPGQTDKGVVRDEGLRQEAVDMVTGFCESELGLTVVGVVPSKILGPKGNQEFMAYMKKTA; this is encoded by the coding sequence ATGGCAAAAAAACAACGGGCTGACCACCTGCTGGCCGCAGGAGGGTATGCCGAGAGCCGCGAGAAAGCCAAGCGGCTGATCATGGCGGGCAAGGTCCACTACCTTGACCGGGGCCAGAAGGTGCCCGTTTCCAAGCCCGGCCAGCAATTCTTCCCTGACACCGAGTTCGCGGTCCCCGAGGACGACCGGTTCGTCTCGCGCGGGGCGTACAAGCTGCTCACGGCCATCGAGGAATTCACCCTCGACTTCACGGGCAAGGCGGCGCTCGACGCGGGCGCTTCCACCGGCGGCTTCACCGACTGCCTGCTGCAGCACGGGGCCGTCCGCGTGTACGCCGTGGACGTGGGCTACGGCCAGCTGCACGAGAAGCTCAGGCAGGACGATCGGGTGGTCAACCTGGAGCGGACCAACGTCCGCCACGCGGAACCCGACCTGATCCCGGAGCAGGTGGACGTCATCGTGGCCGACGTTTCCTTCATCTCCCTGACAAAGATATTGCCCGCCTGCATGCAATTCCTGGCCGATGACGGCGAACTGGTGGTGCTCATCAAGCCCCAGTTCGAGGTGGGCCCCGGCCAGACCGACAAGGGCGTGGTCCGGGATGAAGGCCTCAGGCAGGAGGCCGTGGACATGGTAACCGGGTTCTGCGAATCCGAGCTCGGCCTGACCGTCGTCGGCGTGGTGCCGTCGAAAATCCTGGGCCCCAAGGGCAACCAGGAATTCATGGCCTACATGAAGAAAACGGCATGA
- a CDS encoding rhodanese-like domain-containing protein gives MAEIAMMLPDQARSFMEKNKPESYTLLDVRQEWEYEEEHLPGALLVPLSDLPDRMDELDAGKPLLVYCRTGGRSIAAASLLQGQGFTDVSNLVGGISGWSGGTAFGPMELGLVEFTGRETPEEVVLKAYAMENALQIFYTQRADWAETMERIELFMELAVFEDRHKDTLFTLYNRLTGSDIDLSAFEKLALESEGVVEGGVEIAEFLDRHPDAFDDEQGILQLSAMIEAQALDYYLRCAKAAQSEETRKVLQLLAREEKAHLKLLGKSMDMRDI, from the coding sequence ATGGCAGAGATTGCAATGATGCTCCCCGACCAGGCCCGCTCCTTCATGGAGAAGAACAAACCCGAATCCTATACGCTGCTGGATGTCCGACAGGAGTGGGAATACGAGGAGGAACACCTCCCCGGGGCGCTGTTGGTGCCGCTGTCGGATCTCCCCGACCGCATGGACGAGCTCGACGCCGGGAAGCCCCTGCTGGTGTATTGCCGCACCGGAGGGCGCAGCATTGCCGCCGCCAGCCTGCTTCAGGGGCAGGGATTCACGGATGTCAGCAACCTGGTGGGCGGCATTTCCGGCTGGAGCGGCGGCACCGCCTTTGGCCCCATGGAACTCGGCCTGGTGGAATTCACCGGCAGGGAGACCCCGGAAGAGGTGGTCCTAAAGGCCTACGCCATGGAAAACGCCCTGCAGATATTTTACACCCAACGGGCAGATTGGGCCGAAACCATGGAACGCATCGAGCTGTTCATGGAGCTGGCCGTGTTCGAGGATCGGCACAAGGACACGCTGTTCACGCTTTACAACAGGCTCACCGGCAGCGACATTGACCTGAGCGCGTTCGAGAAGCTGGCCCTTGAGAGCGAGGGCGTCGTGGAAGGCGGCGTCGAGATCGCCGAGTTTCTGGACCGGCACCCGGATGCCTTTGACGACGAGCAGGGGATTCTCCAGCTGTCGGCCATGATCGAGGCCCAGGCCCTGGACTACTACCTGCGGTGTGCGAAGGCCGCGCAAAGCGAAGAGACCCGCAAGGTCCTGCAGCTCCTGGCCCGCGAGGAAAAGGCCCACCTCAAGCTGCTGGGCAAGTCCATGGACATGCGGGATATCTAG
- the dnaB gene encoding replicative DNA helicase translates to MPKTSRPQRPNKGQYDTNPEGALERASSDLVRKVPPHSLDAEQAVLGGIFQSNTMFHELVDIISAEDFYSPVHRDIFTAIIDLYDAHEPIDVVTVANQLEKNGTLETVGGPAYIAELSDSVVSSSNAKHHAQIVRDKCILRKLIDISSGIIANCFSSRDVDEVLDESEKEIFQIAQSKEMRGMLSSQQLVPKVFDELTTRFNNKSVVTGIQTHYHDFDAMTAGLQNSDLIIIAGRPSMGKTAFALNVALRAAVRSECSTAIFSLEMSMEQLMTRLLAVQSKVELSNLRTGYLDDADWTRLYDGADILSRAPIFIDDTPALSTLELQARCRRLKAESNLGLVVVDYLQLMRSSARPDSREQEISDISRHLKALAKELNVPVIALSQLNRKVEERTDKRPMMSDLRESGAIEQDADIIIFLYRDAAYNKSEDNPLKNHCEIIIGKQRNGPTGRCELYFKKEYTRFENMDATAYPSELPEGFHPDSD, encoded by the coding sequence ATGCCGAAGACGTCGAGACCGCAGAGGCCTAACAAAGGCCAATACGACACCAATCCGGAAGGGGCCCTGGAAAGGGCCTCTTCCGATCTCGTTCGTAAAGTCCCCCCACATTCCCTGGATGCGGAGCAGGCCGTCCTCGGCGGCATCTTCCAGTCCAACACGATGTTCCACGAGCTGGTGGACATCATCTCCGCCGAAGATTTCTATTCCCCGGTCCACCGCGACATATTCACGGCCATAATCGACCTCTACGACGCCCATGAGCCCATCGACGTCGTCACCGTGGCCAACCAGCTGGAAAAGAACGGTACCCTCGAAACCGTGGGCGGACCGGCCTACATCGCCGAACTGTCCGACTCCGTGGTCAGTTCCTCCAACGCCAAGCACCACGCCCAGATCGTCCGCGACAAGTGCATCCTGCGCAAGCTCATCGACATCTCCAGCGGCATCATAGCCAACTGTTTTTCCTCCCGCGACGTGGACGAGGTCCTGGACGAATCCGAAAAGGAAATCTTCCAGATCGCGCAGTCCAAAGAGATGCGCGGCATGCTCTCGAGCCAGCAGCTCGTGCCCAAGGTCTTCGACGAGCTGACCACCCGGTTCAACAACAAGTCCGTGGTCACCGGCATCCAGACCCACTATCACGACTTCGACGCAATGACCGCCGGTCTCCAGAACTCGGACCTGATCATCATCGCGGGCCGCCCGTCCATGGGCAAGACCGCGTTCGCCCTGAACGTGGCCCTGCGCGCCGCCGTGCGCAGCGAATGCTCCACGGCCATCTTCTCACTGGAGATGAGCATGGAACAGCTCATGACCCGCCTTTTGGCCGTGCAGTCCAAGGTGGAACTGAGCAACCTGCGTACCGGCTACCTGGACGACGCGGACTGGACACGCCTCTACGACGGGGCCGACATCCTGAGCCGCGCACCCATTTTCATCGACGACACCCCGGCGCTTTCCACCCTGGAACTCCAGGCCCGCTGCCGCCGCCTCAAGGCGGAGAGCAACCTCGGCCTGGTCGTGGTCGACTACCTTCAGCTCATGCGCTCCAGCGCCCGGCCGGACTCCCGCGAGCAGGAGATCTCGGACATCTCCCGCCACCTCAAGGCCCTGGCCAAGGAGCTGAACGTGCCGGTCATCGCCCTGTCGCAGCTCAACCGCAAGGTCGAGGAGCGCACGGACAAGCGGCCCATGATGTCAGACCTGCGTGAATCCGGCGCCATTGAACAGGACGCCGACATCATCATCTTTCTCTACCGCGACGCCGCCTACAACAAGAGCGAGGACAACCCGCTCAAGAACCACTGCGAAATCATCATCGGCAAGCAGCGCAACGGCCCCACCGGCAGGTGCGAGCTGTACTTCAAGAAGGAATACACCCGCTTCGAGAACATGGACGCCACAGCATACCCGTCCGAACTTCCCGAAGGATTCCACCCTGACAGTGACTAA
- a CDS encoding CbiQ family ECF transporter T component: MRAVADGLRALDPRLKLAAALVLGPCLWKVHVASAAFCALVFLFLVPMLSASRPLGSRMVKSLFFFIFLWVAVKSGVDAMTGVPSEYILADAGQLAVRLTGLVLLGLVLALSTSPRTIGLAVAWYIRPLVGRERAWRVALSLALMVHFLPICLSTVIGVRDALDRRCPEMGGIMKARVIPQAVIRNLGQKTWSQTLAVASRGLEGPEAWEADFRWAALDLVWACLIAIVVVLLFIP, encoded by the coding sequence ATGCGTGCGGTGGCGGACGGGCTGCGCGCTCTCGATCCCCGGTTGAAGCTGGCGGCCGCGCTGGTGCTCGGCCCGTGCCTGTGGAAGGTGCACGTGGCTTCGGCGGCCTTCTGCGCGCTGGTCTTCCTCTTTCTCGTTCCCATGCTGTCCGCCAGCCGCCCCTTGGGCTCCCGGATGGTAAAGAGCCTTTTCTTCTTCATTTTCCTTTGGGTCGCGGTCAAGTCCGGGGTGGACGCAATGACCGGCGTCCCGTCTGAGTACATCCTCGCGGACGCAGGGCAACTGGCGGTCAGGCTGACCGGTCTGGTGCTTCTCGGTCTGGTTCTGGCCCTGTCAACATCGCCAAGGACCATCGGCCTGGCCGTGGCCTGGTACATCCGGCCCCTGGTGGGGCGGGAACGCGCCTGGCGCGTGGCACTGTCGCTGGCCCTGATGGTTCATTTCCTGCCCATCTGCCTGTCCACCGTGATCGGTGTTCGGGACGCGCTGGACCGCCGCTGCCCTGAAATGGGCGGGATCATGAAGGCGCGGGTCATCCCCCAGGCCGTTATCCGCAACCTCGGGCAGAAGACCTGGAGCCAGACCCTGGCCGTGGCCAGCCGTGGCCTGGAAGGCCCCGAGGCGTGGGAGGCGGACTTCCGCTGGGCCGCATTGGACCTGGTCTGGGCCTGTCTGATCGCCATCGTCGTCGTTCTTCTCTTCATTCCCTGA
- the thrC gene encoding threonine synthase — protein MTADLFPAYRGHMEYFCLGCGKRFPTDELYYTCPDCGGVFLLDNLLFDELKKTPGKQWREIFDSRAASKKTALRGIFRFYELMAPVLEEEDIVYLGEGNTPLVESSPGLNAATGLRTAYKNDGQNPSASFKDRGMACGFSYLRSLIRRHGWDQILTVCASTGDTSAAAALYASYVGGAIKSVVILPHGKVTPAQLAQPLGSGAIVLEVPGVFDDCMKVVEHLADNYRVALLNSKNAWRILGQESYAFECAQWFDWDMKGKCIFVPIGNAGNITAIMAGFLKLYELDIIDELPRIFGVQSHHADPVYRYYAVDDPDEREYAPVTVSASVAQAAMIGNPVSFPRVKYYAEKFEAVGGKQAFQVLQVTEQQIMDSMIQANMNGHIACTQGGETFAGAKRALELGLVSTDELCVLDSTAHQLKFVDFQNMYFDNAFPPEFEITPDTALANKPELVITPEEKEKLSAEEYTQTTADNVVARLGLEKK, from the coding sequence ATGACTGCCGATCTTTTTCCCGCCTATCGCGGACACATGGAATACTTCTGCCTAGGTTGCGGAAAGCGATTCCCCACCGACGAGCTGTACTACACCTGCCCGGACTGCGGCGGCGTGTTCCTGCTGGACAACCTGCTCTTCGACGAATTGAAGAAGACGCCGGGCAAGCAGTGGCGCGAAATCTTCGACTCCCGAGCGGCCTCCAAGAAAACCGCCCTGCGCGGCATCTTCCGCTTCTACGAACTCATGGCCCCGGTGCTGGAAGAAGAGGATATCGTCTACCTCGGCGAGGGCAACACCCCCCTGGTGGAATCCAGCCCCGGCCTCAACGCGGCCACCGGCCTGCGCACGGCATACAAGAACGACGGCCAGAACCCGTCCGCGTCCTTCAAGGACCGGGGCATGGCCTGCGGCTTTTCCTACCTGCGCTCGCTCATCCGCAGGCACGGCTGGGACCAGATCCTGACCGTGTGCGCGTCCACGGGCGACACCTCGGCTGCGGCGGCCCTGTACGCCTCCTACGTTGGCGGGGCCATCAAGTCCGTGGTCATCCTGCCCCACGGCAAGGTCACCCCGGCCCAGCTCGCCCAGCCCCTCGGGTCCGGTGCCATCGTCCTCGAGGTGCCCGGCGTGTTCGACGACTGCATGAAGGTGGTCGAGCACCTGGCCGACAACTACCGCGTGGCCCTGCTCAACTCCAAGAACGCCTGGCGCATCCTCGGCCAGGAGTCCTACGCATTCGAATGCGCCCAGTGGTTCGACTGGGACATGAAAGGCAAGTGCATCTTCGTGCCCATCGGCAACGCGGGCAACATCACCGCCATCATGGCCGGATTCCTCAAGCTGTATGAACTGGACATCATCGACGAGCTGCCGCGCATTTTCGGCGTCCAGTCCCACCACGCGGACCCGGTCTACCGGTACTACGCCGTGGACGACCCCGATGAGCGCGAGTACGCCCCGGTGACCGTATCCGCCTCCGTGGCCCAGGCGGCCATGATCGGCAACCCGGTCTCCTTCCCCCGCGTGAAGTACTACGCCGAAAAATTCGAGGCCGTGGGCGGCAAGCAGGCCTTCCAGGTCCTCCAGGTCACCGAACAGCAGATCATGGACTCCATGATCCAGGCCAACATGAACGGCCACATCGCCTGCACCCAGGGTGGCGAGACCTTTGCCGGGGCCAAGCGCGCCCTGGAACTCGGCCTGGTCTCGACCGACGAACTGTGCGTGCTGGATTCAACGGCCCACCAGCTCAAGTTCGTGGACTTCCAGAACATGTATTTCGACAACGCCTTTCCCCCGGAATTCGAGATCACCCCGGACACGGCCCTGGCCAATAAGCCCGAACTGGTCATCACCCCGGAAGAAAAGGAAAAACTCTCCGCCGAGGAATACACCCAGACCACCGCCGACAACGTGGTGGCCCGCCTCGGCCTGGAAAAGAAATAA
- a CDS encoding phenylacetate--CoA ligase family protein — translation MYYDPVEAMDRAALEELQVERLKETIANARKSPFYGARLAGVNPEDFKTPADITKLPFTTKDDLRSQYPHGLLTRPLDDFVRLHASSGTTGTPTAVFYTQKDLDTWADLMARSMHCCGCRKSDVCQNMSGYGLFTGGLGIHYGAERLGMLTIPAGAGNTKRQIKLIRDHNVSVLHIIPSFALYFAQKVEEAGYNVKEMPWRIALIGAEPHTEEARRKIEEMMHIKAYNSYGLSEMNGPGVAFECVEQKGMHLWEDAYIAEIINPDTGEHVAEGEIGELVMTTILRDGMPIIRYRTRDLTRFIPGQCGCGRTHRRIDRIAGRADDMMILKGVNIYPMQIEQTLMAMPEVGQNYLIELVREGVSDQMRVKVEIKDEFFVEDMRALQGLQKQIAKNLCNEILITPRVELCQSDSIPKAEGKAVRVVDRRGEED, via the coding sequence ATGTATTACGATCCCGTAGAGGCCATGGACCGCGCCGCCCTGGAAGAACTCCAGGTCGAGCGACTCAAGGAAACCATCGCGAACGCCAGGAAGTCGCCCTTCTACGGTGCACGCCTGGCCGGAGTGAATCCCGAGGATTTCAAGACCCCGGCGGACATCACCAAGCTGCCCTTCACCACCAAGGACGACCTGCGCAGCCAGTACCCCCACGGGCTGCTCACCCGGCCCCTGGACGACTTCGTGCGGTTGCACGCCTCCAGCGGCACCACGGGCACGCCCACGGCGGTCTTCTACACGCAGAAGGACCTGGACACCTGGGCGGACCTCATGGCCCGGTCGATGCATTGCTGCGGCTGCCGCAAGTCCGACGTCTGCCAGAACATGTCCGGCTACGGGCTGTTCACCGGCGGCCTGGGCATCCACTACGGGGCCGAACGGCTGGGCATGCTGACCATCCCGGCGGGCGCGGGCAACACCAAGCGCCAGATCAAGCTCATCCGGGACCACAATGTTTCCGTGCTGCACATCATCCCCTCCTTTGCCCTCTACTTCGCCCAGAAGGTCGAAGAGGCCGGTTACAACGTCAAGGAGATGCCGTGGCGCATCGCCCTGATCGGAGCCGAGCCGCACACCGAGGAGGCGCGCCGCAAGATCGAGGAGATGATGCACATCAAGGCCTACAACTCCTACGGGTTGTCCGAGATGAACGGCCCGGGCGTGGCCTTCGAATGCGTCGAGCAAAAAGGCATGCACCTCTGGGAGGACGCCTACATCGCCGAGATCATCAACCCCGACACCGGGGAACACGTGGCCGAGGGCGAGATCGGCGAACTGGTCATGACCACCATCCTGCGCGACGGCATGCCCATCATCCGCTACCGGACCCGCGACCTGACCCGGTTCATTCCCGGCCAGTGCGGATGCGGCCGCACCCACCGCCGCATCGACCGCATCGCGGGCCGTGCCGACGACATGATGATCCTGAAGGGCGTGAACATCTACCCCATGCAGATCGAGCAGACACTCATGGCCATGCCCGAGGTCGGCCAGAACTACCTCATCGAACTGGTTCGCGAAGGCGTGTCCGACCAAATGCGGGTCAAGGTCGAGATCAAGGACGAATTCTTCGTGGAAGACATGCGCGCCCTGCAGGGACTGCAGAAGCAGATCGCCAAGAACCTGTGCAACGAAATCCTGATCACCCCGCGCGTAGAACTGTGCCAGTCCGACTCCATCCCCAAGGCCGAAGGCAAGGCCGTGCGTGTGGTGGACCGCCGAGGCGAAGAGGACTAA